Proteins encoded in a region of the Planococcus shixiaomingii genome:
- a CDS encoding class F sortase, translated as MRQLLTMGSALCLCAALFFFMKPLANDSIPKESSAQVNEQKETAKTDSETKAAGNNADKIAEFPILPAQREKLETMQRQRQESIKGMVPAQIEIPSIGVKASVEQTGILENGEMGVPEDVNEVGWFEPGYKTGEKGHAVLAGHVDSLTGPAIFYNLEKVKVGEKVTIKDADGREMVFEVKEISSYETDEAPIEEIFGKSDQRMINLITCTGDFNRKIGSHEERLVVSAELISDSDVEENAPEPPTNVKATSFNISWHAVRDDAIIGYRVYEEDLETGATVKIATVSLFDRKKVELQTSANKRYFVTSVDVDLDESKKAEAKQ; from the coding sequence ATGAGGCAACTACTGACTATGGGCAGCGCGCTTTGCTTATGCGCGGCACTGTTCTTTTTCATGAAACCACTGGCAAATGACTCTATTCCAAAAGAAAGTTCTGCTCAAGTGAATGAGCAAAAAGAAACAGCAAAGACAGATTCCGAAACCAAAGCTGCGGGCAACAACGCCGATAAGATCGCGGAGTTCCCCATCCTCCCTGCACAGCGGGAAAAGCTTGAAACGATGCAGCGGCAGCGCCAGGAAAGCATCAAAGGCATGGTGCCTGCTCAAATCGAAATTCCATCAATTGGCGTAAAAGCTTCCGTTGAGCAAACCGGAATCCTGGAAAACGGCGAGATGGGCGTACCTGAAGATGTCAATGAAGTGGGCTGGTTCGAGCCTGGCTATAAAACTGGAGAAAAAGGCCATGCCGTTCTTGCGGGCCACGTCGACAGCTTAACGGGACCCGCCATTTTCTACAACCTGGAGAAAGTGAAGGTCGGCGAAAAAGTCACGATAAAAGATGCCGATGGCCGGGAAATGGTCTTTGAAGTTAAAGAAATTTCCAGCTACGAAACGGACGAAGCACCCATCGAAGAGATATTCGGAAAGTCGGATCAGCGCATGATCAATTTGATTACCTGCACCGGTGATTTCAATCGAAAAATCGGTTCCCATGAGGAACGACTGGTCGTTTCGGCGGAGCTAATTTCTGACTCAGACGTGGAAGAAAATGCGCCGGAACCGCCAACAAACGTCAAAGCGACTTCTTTCAACATTTCCTGGCACGCGGTGCGCGACGATGCCATCATCGGTTACCGTGTGTACGAAGAAGATCTGGAAACAGGAGCAACAGTGAAAATCGCAACGGTTTCCTTGTTTGACCGCAAAAAAGTGGAGCTCCAAACTTCTGCCAATAAACGCTATTTTGTCACATCAGTCGATGTGGATTTGGACGAATCTAAGAAAGCGGAAGCTAAACAATAA
- a CDS encoding RNA polymerase sigma factor: MEKSSDFMLYSRIQSKDKAALEQLYDRYEKILFSFLVKMTEDRDLAEEALQEVFIKLWRGKGEYDESKGKFTSWLFTMSRNVAVDLIRKRKKPSVPLDEVGDLMDTSSTVEDLAEWQDKKEQIETAVQELSSEQQKMIQLFYFKGYTHETISSLCDIPLGTVKSRIRLALKKLKLSLHGVQERGAIDD; the protein is encoded by the coding sequence ATGGAGAAAAGCTCGGACTTTATGCTTTACAGTCGTATACAAAGCAAAGATAAAGCGGCGCTTGAACAACTATACGACCGCTATGAAAAAATCCTTTTCTCTTTTCTCGTCAAAATGACCGAAGACCGGGACTTGGCTGAAGAAGCCTTGCAAGAGGTCTTTATCAAGCTTTGGCGGGGCAAAGGGGAATATGATGAAAGCAAGGGGAAATTCACTTCCTGGTTATTCACGATGTCACGCAACGTGGCTGTTGATTTGATCCGGAAACGCAAAAAGCCTTCTGTCCCTTTGGATGAGGTTGGCGATTTGATGGATACCAGCTCCACTGTCGAAGATCTTGCGGAGTGGCAGGATAAGAAAGAGCAGATTGAAACTGCCGTTCAGGAACTCTCCAGCGAACAGCAGAAAATGATACAGCTGTTTTACTTTAAAGGGTATACGCATGAAACCATCTCCAGCCTGTGTGACATCCCGCTAGGAACGGTAAAAAGCAGGATTCGGCTGGCGCTCAAAAAACTGAAACTATCACTGCACGGTGTGCAAGAGAGGGGGGCTATCGATGACTAA
- a CDS encoding AraC family transcriptional regulator, with protein MAYYREHAAHNWTEDSVRLIVSPSQFAKTSFFYVEEAGYFRTQPGYFTEREQLNSFLIAVTHSGTGFLTFKGKKYMLKENEAFFIHCMEYQYYETDETDLWEFSWVHLNGAAINGYYQYFQLAESPVVTLKNPETVKSTLQQLLQLHRKFNPFSEPLSSKLLTDLLTEFLYSANDPQTAGAYVPDTMKAIMRYLEHHFNEPVSLDRLAELFNISKYHLAKEFKKYSGLTPNEFLISCRITYAKNSLKYTNQPVADIAEEAGIPNVSHFINLFKQREGSTPLAFRKNWQRPK; from the coding sequence ATGGCATATTATCGTGAACATGCAGCCCATAATTGGACAGAGGATTCTGTCCGCCTTATTGTCTCACCCAGCCAATTTGCCAAAACGTCTTTTTTCTATGTAGAAGAAGCAGGGTATTTCCGCACCCAACCAGGCTACTTTACTGAACGGGAACAGCTTAATTCTTTCTTGATCGCAGTTACGCATTCAGGAACGGGTTTTCTGACTTTTAAAGGAAAAAAGTACATGCTAAAAGAAAACGAGGCATTTTTCATCCATTGCATGGAGTACCAGTATTATGAAACTGACGAAACAGACTTATGGGAATTCAGTTGGGTGCATTTAAATGGAGCTGCCATCAACGGCTATTATCAATATTTCCAATTGGCTGAATCCCCAGTCGTCACATTGAAAAATCCTGAAACTGTAAAATCCACATTGCAGCAATTACTGCAGCTGCACCGGAAATTCAATCCTTTCTCAGAACCATTAAGCTCAAAACTATTGACTGATCTTTTGACAGAGTTCCTATATTCCGCTAATGATCCGCAAACAGCCGGAGCTTATGTTCCCGATACGATGAAAGCAATCATGCGTTATTTGGAACATCATTTCAATGAGCCCGTGTCACTCGATCGCTTAGCCGAACTTTTTAATATCAGCAAATATCATCTTGCAAAGGAGTTCAAAAAATATTCCGGTCTCACCCCGAACGAATTTCTAATTTCTTGCCGAATTACTTATGCAAAAAATTCTTTGAAATACACTAATCAGCCAGTAGCTGATATTGCGGAAGAAGCCGGTATTCCAAACGTCAGCCACTTCATCAACTTATTCAAACAGCGAGAAGGCTCTACACCGCTTGCCTTTCGGAAAAACTGGCAGCGGCCGAAGTGA
- a CDS encoding alpha/beta fold hydrolase codes for MGHYIEVEAGVKVYVEDIGTGQPVVFIHGWPLNSKSFEMQANELALQGFRFIGIDLRGFGKSDKPWTGYDYDTQASDVKAVVDHLGLENFVLAGFSMGGAIAIRYMSKFGGQGVDKLMLMGAAAPLFTQRDDFEINLKPEEVDDIIEQIKKDRPAFLAQFADMFFEQEQSPEFLHWFQMLGLEAAAHSTINAAVALKDEDLRSELAGISVPTTIFHGQKDQICAYALAEEMNKQIPNSVLVPFEQSGHGINGDEPEKFNTELVNVLNGSEVK; via the coding sequence TTGGGACATTATATTGAAGTGGAAGCTGGAGTAAAAGTATATGTTGAAGACATCGGAACAGGTCAGCCAGTCGTCTTTATCCACGGTTGGCCACTGAACAGCAAATCGTTTGAGATGCAGGCGAATGAATTGGCATTGCAAGGTTTCCGTTTTATCGGCATCGATCTCCGCGGCTTTGGGAAATCGGACAAACCTTGGACGGGCTATGACTACGACACGCAAGCAAGCGACGTTAAAGCCGTCGTCGATCATTTGGGCCTTGAGAATTTTGTGCTTGCCGGGTTTTCCATGGGAGGGGCAATCGCTATCCGCTATATGAGCAAATTCGGCGGGCAAGGCGTGGATAAGCTGATGCTGATGGGTGCGGCGGCTCCCCTGTTCACCCAACGGGATGATTTTGAAATCAACCTGAAGCCCGAAGAAGTGGATGATATCATCGAACAGATCAAAAAAGACCGTCCCGCTTTCCTGGCGCAGTTTGCTGACATGTTTTTTGAACAAGAACAATCGCCCGAATTCCTGCATTGGTTCCAGATGCTCGGCCTTGAAGCCGCAGCCCATTCCACGATCAACGCAGCTGTTGCACTGAAAGATGAGGATTTAAGAAGTGAACTGGCCGGCATTTCTGTGCCGACCACTATTTTCCACGGACAGAAAGACCAGATCTGCGCGTATGCACTCGCTGAAGAAATGAATAAACAAATTCCCAACTCCGTACTTGTACCGTTTGAACAAAGCGGCCACGGCATCAACGGAGACGAACCGGAAAAATTCAATACGGAGTTAGTGAACGTCTTGAATGGTTCTGAAGTAAAATAA
- a CDS encoding YsnF/AvaK domain-containing protein produces MARKDNTFIGVFDTQAEVLSKVTELKAQGYNETDMYVVGQDNDSFSMVQNQTDVHVDTAGEQQDQGFMGKFMSALSGESSSMEAFNGMGLDRDESEEYYRQVQNGKLVLYVDSDYGDSYNRYSEGYSNSSGTGSTFASGTSSTDTRNSFGSSSSDRDNTFGSSTTDKDSTFGSTGSTSGTTGATNNTFGSSTDSTTDEERLRLHEERLNVDKERVQTGEVNVGKRVVEENQSIEVPVEREEVYVERRPVNEEASDVDAFKDTNDTIHVPVSEERVNVSKKNVVSEEIVVGKQKVQDTETVSETVRREEADIDEDSNLTNNRDRDSKLTDKFDRDNDNNNKRF; encoded by the coding sequence ATGGCGAGAAAAGACAATACATTTATCGGAGTTTTTGATACACAAGCAGAAGTTTTAAGCAAAGTAACTGAACTTAAAGCACAAGGCTACAACGAAACAGATATGTATGTAGTGGGCCAGGATAATGACTCATTCTCAATGGTCCAAAACCAGACTGACGTGCATGTAGACACGGCTGGCGAACAACAAGACCAAGGATTCATGGGCAAATTCATGTCAGCTCTTTCCGGCGAATCTTCTTCAATGGAAGCATTTAACGGAATGGGATTAGATCGTGACGAATCAGAAGAATATTACCGCCAAGTACAAAATGGCAAACTTGTTCTATATGTAGACAGCGATTACGGCGATTCATACAACCGTTATAGCGAAGGCTACAGCAATTCATCAGGAACGGGGTCAACTTTCGCTTCTGGCACTTCATCAACAGATACGCGAAACTCGTTCGGATCGTCTTCATCTGACAGAGACAACACATTTGGATCATCTACTACTGATAAAGACAGCACGTTCGGTTCAACTGGTTCAACTTCTGGTACAACTGGTGCAACTAACAACACGTTCGGTTCATCTACAGATTCAACAACTGACGAAGAGCGCCTGCGCCTTCATGAAGAGCGCTTAAACGTTGATAAAGAACGCGTTCAGACTGGCGAAGTAAACGTCGGCAAACGAGTTGTTGAAGAAAACCAATCAATTGAAGTACCAGTAGAGCGCGAAGAAGTATATGTAGAGCGTCGTCCAGTAAACGAAGAAGCATCAGACGTAGACGCTTTCAAAGATACTAACGATACAATCCACGTACCAGTTTCTGAAGAACGCGTAAACGTTTCGAAGAAAAATGTCGTTTCTGAAGAAATCGTTGTCGGCAAACAAAAAGTCCAGGACACTGAGACTGTATCTGAAACGGTTCGCCGTGAAGAAGCTGATATCGACGAAGACAGCAACCTAACAAACAACCGTGATCGCGACAGCAAACTAACAGACAAATTCGACCGCGACAACGACAATAACAACAAACGTTTTTAA
- a CDS encoding CoA-acylating methylmalonate-semialdehyde dehydrogenase, protein MTTTTTKNKLKNYINGEWIDAKTEEYHQVPNPATGEVLAEVPLSTLADVDDAVKAASAAYKTWSKTAVPRRARILFKYQQLLVEHWDELARLITLENGKSFNEARGEVQRGIECVEFAAGAPSLMMGKQLPDIATDIESGMYRYPIGVVGGITPFNFPMMVPCWMFPLAIAVGNTFILKPSEKTPLLANRLAELFEEAGLPKGVFNIVHGGREVVNSVLEHKGIPAISFVGSQPVAEYVYKTGTSHGKRVQALAGAKNHSIVMPDAELDSAVKEIVSAAYGSAGERCMACAVVIAVGEVAKPLIEKLKEAADGLSIGNGLDEGVFLGPVIRKEHKEKTAQYIEVGQQEGAVLLRDGREDACMTDAGYFIGPTIFDNVTTDMRIWKEEIFAPVLSIVRVDTLEEAIELTNESDFGNGACLFTESGRSVRYFRENIEVGMLGVNLGVPAPMAFFPFSGWKNSFYGDLHANGSDGVEFYTRRKMLTARWS, encoded by the coding sequence ATGACGACAACCACTACTAAAAATAAATTAAAAAACTACATCAATGGCGAATGGATAGACGCGAAAACAGAAGAATATCACCAAGTGCCGAACCCGGCGACAGGAGAAGTGCTGGCAGAAGTGCCCCTATCAACATTGGCTGATGTCGACGATGCGGTCAAGGCGGCATCGGCGGCGTACAAAACATGGAGTAAAACGGCGGTGCCAAGAAGAGCGCGCATCCTGTTCAAATACCAGCAGTTATTGGTGGAGCATTGGGACGAACTGGCCCGCTTGATTACGCTGGAAAACGGCAAAAGCTTTAACGAAGCGCGCGGTGAAGTGCAGCGCGGCATTGAATGCGTCGAATTTGCAGCGGGTGCGCCTAGCCTGATGATGGGGAAACAATTGCCTGACATCGCAACAGATATCGAGTCCGGCATGTATCGATACCCAATCGGCGTTGTTGGGGGAATTACGCCGTTCAATTTCCCGATGATGGTTCCTTGCTGGATGTTCCCGCTGGCGATAGCGGTTGGCAATACGTTTATCCTGAAGCCATCTGAAAAAACACCGCTGCTCGCAAACCGCCTAGCAGAATTGTTTGAAGAAGCAGGATTGCCGAAAGGGGTCTTCAACATTGTCCATGGCGGCCGGGAAGTAGTAAACAGCGTATTGGAGCATAAAGGGATTCCTGCGATTTCGTTTGTCGGCTCTCAGCCAGTGGCGGAATATGTCTACAAAACAGGGACAAGCCACGGCAAGCGTGTCCAGGCGCTTGCCGGAGCGAAAAACCATTCCATCGTCATGCCGGATGCAGAGCTTGATTCGGCTGTAAAAGAAATTGTTTCCGCGGCTTACGGTTCGGCGGGCGAACGCTGCATGGCTTGCGCAGTCGTCATAGCAGTCGGCGAAGTGGCGAAACCGCTTATCGAAAAATTAAAAGAAGCGGCTGATGGCCTCTCCATTGGCAATGGCCTTGACGAAGGCGTATTCCTTGGGCCGGTGATCCGCAAAGAACATAAAGAAAAGACAGCGCAATATATAGAAGTCGGCCAGCAAGAAGGGGCAGTTCTTCTTCGAGATGGACGTGAAGATGCCTGCATGACCGACGCCGGCTATTTTATCGGGCCGACAATTTTTGATAACGTAACAACGGATATGCGTATTTGGAAAGAGGAAATCTTCGCGCCGGTCTTATCGATTGTCCGTGTAGATACGCTGGAAGAAGCGATTGAGCTGACCAATGAATCGGATTTCGGAAACGGAGCTTGCCTGTTCACGGAAAGTGGCCGCAGTGTCCGTTACTTCCGCGAAAACATCGAAGTGGGCATGCTTGGCGTCAACCTCGGTGTTCCGGCCCCGATGGCGTTTTTCCCATTCTCCGGCTGGAAAAACTCGTTCTATGGCGACTTGCATGCCAACGGTTCGGACGGCGTCGAATTCTATACAAGAAGAAAAATGCTGACTGCCCGCTGGTCGTAA
- a CDS encoding iron-containing alcohol dehydrogenase — protein sequence MVNYEVFRTPQVIVYARDAFERVGVETALRGKKALIVSDGIMQSLGNIDKCIEILSQEKVQSEVYAGVASEPTDQYVAAALALFKEKNCDVIISLGGGSCIDTAKAVAVLASNGGYIGEYMGAKKVAAAPPVPHIAIPTTAGTGSEVTDVTIIINVADDVKMMIKQPAFMPAVAIVDPMLSMSSPKKVTAATGVDALSHAIEAYLSKKAHPMTDVLALAAIRLIVPNLRKAYSHPDDVEAREAMSTGSMYAGMAFSNASVCLVHGMSRPIGALFHVPHGVSNAMLLPAVLEFSQEACKERLADIGRLFAENGRSLADEAASEYAVEQVKKLCLDLEIPNLKEWGIDQGEFENMLTKMASDALISGSPANNPRIPDQQEIEELYRVCYDYQFTADELPGKVS from the coding sequence TTGGTCAATTATGAAGTTTTCAGAACACCGCAAGTTATCGTTTATGCACGAGATGCGTTCGAACGGGTAGGCGTTGAAACAGCTTTGCGGGGGAAAAAAGCTTTGATTGTCAGCGATGGCATTATGCAAAGCCTTGGCAACATTGATAAGTGCATTGAAATTCTTTCGCAGGAAAAGGTTCAAAGCGAAGTATATGCAGGCGTCGCTTCCGAACCGACCGATCAATACGTGGCAGCGGCATTGGCGTTGTTTAAAGAAAAAAATTGTGATGTCATCATTTCGCTTGGAGGAGGAAGCTGTATCGATACGGCGAAAGCGGTAGCGGTTCTCGCTTCAAACGGCGGGTACATCGGTGAATACATGGGAGCGAAAAAAGTGGCTGCTGCACCGCCAGTGCCCCATATTGCGATTCCGACAACCGCAGGGACAGGGTCCGAAGTGACGGATGTAACAATCATCATCAATGTAGCGGATGACGTAAAGATGATGATTAAGCAACCGGCATTCATGCCGGCTGTAGCCATCGTCGACCCAATGCTGTCTATGTCATCACCTAAAAAAGTGACGGCCGCGACAGGTGTCGATGCACTAAGCCATGCGATAGAAGCGTATTTATCCAAAAAAGCCCATCCGATGACAGATGTTCTGGCGTTAGCGGCTATTCGCCTCATCGTGCCGAATCTTCGCAAAGCATACAGCCATCCGGACGATGTGGAAGCGAGAGAAGCGATGTCGACAGGATCGATGTATGCCGGCATGGCATTTTCAAATGCCTCCGTCTGTTTAGTGCACGGCATGTCGCGGCCAATTGGTGCGTTGTTCCATGTGCCGCACGGTGTCTCGAATGCCATGCTGCTTCCGGCGGTTTTGGAGTTCAGTCAAGAAGCGTGCAAAGAACGGTTGGCGGACATCGGCCGTTTGTTTGCAGAGAACGGGAGAAGTTTGGCTGATGAGGCAGCTTCCGAATATGCAGTGGAGCAAGTGAAGAAGCTGTGTCTGGATCTTGAAATTCCGAATTTAAAAGAATGGGGCATCGATCAAGGCGAATTTGAGAACATGCTTACGAAAATGGCATCGGACGCTTTAATCAGCGGAAGTCCGGCCAACAATCCGCGCATTCCCGATCAACAGGAAATTGAGGAGCTGTACCGGGTGTGCTACGACTATCAATTTACAGCAGACGAACTGCCTGGAAAAGTATCCTGA
- a CDS encoding anti-sigma factor: MTKMDCEHVVDFLNGTLTEEEMRKFEEHLKTCADCQEIVELTGELPYLAEPIEPPAEMKTRILANVFSEEPMEEVQPARKPIQKPTPAAMPAVKPKRKNTRWMPLVAAVLLLSLLGNAYAFFQLSNRETVETAEPAETALQEVELQPSEAFGGDAQAKLIRDGDSLDVVVAGSELEQLQGDEIYQVWLLKEGQPIPAGAFTPSQTGEGAAYFSLKENTEGWDTIAITREPKAGNQLPEGEIVLSSEI, from the coding sequence ATGACTAAAATGGATTGTGAACATGTAGTGGATTTTCTAAATGGCACGTTAACTGAAGAAGAGATGCGCAAATTTGAAGAACACCTGAAAACCTGTGCAGATTGCCAGGAAATTGTGGAACTGACAGGCGAGCTCCCTTATCTTGCCGAACCGATTGAACCGCCTGCAGAGATGAAAACGCGGATATTGGCCAATGTTTTTTCTGAGGAGCCAATGGAAGAAGTGCAGCCGGCACGAAAACCGATACAAAAACCAACACCAGCCGCAATGCCGGCAGTAAAACCGAAAAGAAAAAACACAAGGTGGATGCCGCTGGTCGCTGCAGTTCTGTTGCTGTCGCTGCTCGGCAATGCTTATGCATTTTTCCAGCTTTCGAACCGTGAGACGGTGGAAACAGCAGAACCTGCAGAAACCGCATTACAGGAAGTCGAGCTTCAGCCGAGTGAAGCATTCGGTGGAGACGCCCAAGCAAAACTGATTCGAGATGGCGACTCGCTTGATGTGGTCGTGGCAGGTTCTGAACTTGAGCAGCTGCAGGGAGATGAGATTTATCAAGTATGGCTTCTGAAAGAAGGACAGCCGATTCCAGCTGGTGCGTTTACACCAAGCCAAACCGGCGAAGGCGCAGCCTATTTTAGCTTAAAAGAAAATACAGAAGGCTGGGATACGATAGCCATCACACGTGAACCGAAAGCGGGCAATCAATTGCCCGAAGGCGAAATCGTCCTGAGTTCGGAAATTTAA
- a CDS encoding autoinducer 2 ABC transporter substrate-binding protein — MKLFFSLVCTLFFASACVMPSADNGNYDVIYSIDSVMQEEADAGKEKKVTIAVVPKVASIPYFDAVEDGALEAAEDLGVNVLFKGPAFADAKQQIMIIKELIEQDVDAIAISANDPQELAPVLLEAKEKGINVITWDSDTVPESREFFINMVDPETLGRHLMDTLAWNTDEDGEFAILTGALSAANLNEWLYWIKVHQKEYYPNMTLVEVAANDDDPQRAYELAQKLLQTYPDLKGIIGNSSVGPPAAAQAVKELGKEGEVAVVGLSTPNPMNEYLKEGAAEIITLWSPKKLGYLTVALANNALNGIEPFDWQEINKVGKIRMDDDTVIMGDPMDFTKENVDQYDF, encoded by the coding sequence ATGAAATTATTTTTCAGTCTTGTTTGCACCTTGTTTTTTGCAAGCGCTTGCGTGATGCCTTCCGCCGATAACGGAAATTATGATGTCATTTATTCGATAGACTCAGTTATGCAAGAAGAAGCTGATGCAGGAAAAGAGAAAAAAGTTACAATAGCGGTAGTTCCTAAAGTAGCGAGTATTCCTTATTTTGATGCGGTCGAGGACGGGGCTCTCGAAGCGGCAGAAGATCTAGGTGTTAACGTTTTATTCAAAGGCCCTGCTTTTGCAGATGCCAAGCAGCAAATTATGATTATAAAAGAACTGATAGAACAAGATGTTGATGCAATCGCGATTTCAGCGAACGACCCACAAGAATTGGCGCCGGTTTTGCTCGAGGCAAAAGAAAAAGGCATCAACGTAATCACTTGGGATTCCGATACGGTTCCTGAATCAAGGGAATTTTTTATTAACATGGTAGATCCTGAAACACTTGGGCGCCATTTAATGGATACACTCGCTTGGAATACGGATGAAGACGGAGAATTCGCCATATTGACAGGTGCTTTATCGGCAGCCAATTTAAACGAATGGCTCTATTGGATAAAGGTTCACCAAAAAGAATATTATCCAAACATGACTTTAGTTGAAGTAGCTGCAAATGATGATGACCCCCAGCGTGCTTACGAGCTTGCCCAAAAATTATTGCAAACGTACCCTGATTTAAAAGGCATCATTGGAAACTCCTCGGTCGGACCTCCGGCAGCGGCTCAAGCGGTGAAAGAGCTTGGTAAGGAAGGAGAAGTTGCAGTGGTGGGGTTATCTACACCTAATCCGATGAATGAATACCTGAAAGAAGGGGCAGCCGAAATCATTACGCTGTGGAGCCCGAAAAAACTGGGATATTTAACTGTGGCACTGGCAAACAATGCGTTGAATGGGATAGAGCCTTTTGACTGGCAAGAAATTAATAAAGTCGGGAAAATTCGAATGGACGACGACACGGTAATTATGGGGGACCCGATGGATTTTACAAAAGAAAATGTGGATCAATATGATTTCTAA
- a CDS encoding L-fucose/L-arabinose isomerase family protein yields MNFQPIKPAKKARIGIYTIGLRAYWSQFPGLKERIESYGKFLESKMSAYGEIYNYGLVDTEGEARKAGYWFNEKNVDLIFCHSATYSTSSAVLPVHQICKAPAVILNLQPTAKINYQHTTTGEWLAHCGACPVPEISNAFNRAKIPFRVVNGLLGLEKTPEISLADEKTSGRKEAVRAWKEIEEWVRAAAVPRTLRESRFGFLGNTYNGMLDMYSDFTMIQAQTGLHVEIMEMGDLDMLFKDVTKADIDRKLEEVHAMFEISGDSQSDPIARKPTQEQLEWSCKVAAAQEKMVKEFDLDALTYYYHGSPGSHFEQLQSGFIVGHSLLTAKSIPCSGEGDLKTAVAMKIADILGAGGSFSEVMTVDYDAETILLGHDGPFHIAISEGKPILRGMGLYHGKQGTGVSVEAQVQTGPVTILNVTQTGDGNLKLIIGEGEATDGEIMQVGNTQTPVKFRKHPDEFMEQWFLEAPTHHCAMSIGNNARIFQKVGELLGIKYVTL; encoded by the coding sequence ATGAACTTTCAGCCCATTAAACCGGCAAAAAAAGCACGAATAGGCATCTATACAATAGGCTTGCGAGCATATTGGAGCCAGTTCCCGGGATTAAAGGAAAGGATAGAAAGTTACGGGAAATTTCTTGAAAGCAAGATGTCTGCGTATGGAGAAATCTATAATTACGGATTAGTTGACACAGAAGGGGAAGCCCGCAAAGCAGGTTATTGGTTCAACGAAAAAAACGTCGATCTGATTTTCTGCCATTCAGCCACCTATTCAACAAGTTCGGCGGTGCTGCCCGTCCATCAAATTTGCAAAGCGCCTGCGGTTATCTTGAATTTGCAGCCGACAGCAAAAATAAATTATCAGCACACTACAACGGGGGAATGGCTGGCTCATTGCGGAGCTTGCCCGGTACCTGAAATTTCAAATGCATTTAACCGGGCAAAAATTCCGTTCCGTGTGGTCAATGGATTGCTGGGATTGGAGAAAACGCCGGAAATCTCATTAGCAGATGAAAAAACAAGTGGCCGCAAAGAAGCTGTCCGTGCTTGGAAAGAGATTGAAGAATGGGTTAGAGCGGCAGCAGTTCCGCGAACACTGCGCGAAAGCCGGTTTGGATTTCTCGGCAATACTTACAATGGAATGCTCGATATGTACAGTGATTTCACGATGATTCAAGCGCAGACAGGCCTCCACGTTGAGATTATGGAAATGGGAGACCTCGATATGCTTTTCAAGGACGTCACCAAAGCGGATATAGATAGGAAGTTAGAAGAAGTCCATGCAATGTTCGAAATCAGCGGCGATTCCCAATCAGATCCGATTGCCAGAAAACCGACGCAAGAACAGCTGGAGTGGTCGTGCAAAGTAGCGGCTGCGCAAGAAAAGATGGTAAAAGAGTTTGACTTAGATGCATTAACTTACTATTACCATGGATCTCCTGGAAGCCATTTCGAGCAGCTCCAATCCGGATTTATCGTCGGCCATTCTTTGCTTACAGCAAAAAGCATACCGTGCTCGGGAGAAGGCGATCTAAAAACGGCCGTTGCCATGAAAATTGCAGATATTTTAGGTGCAGGCGGCAGTTTTTCCGAAGTGATGACGGTCGACTATGATGCAGAAACCATTTTGCTGGGGCACGATGGACCGTTTCATATTGCAATATCAGAAGGCAAGCCGATTCTTCGGGGGATGGGGCTTTATCATGGAAAACAAGGGACTGGTGTTTCTGTAGAAGCGCAGGTGCAAACCGGTCCGGTAACCATTTTAAATGTCACTCAAACTGGAGATGGAAATTTAAAACTAATTATTGGAGAAGGAGAGGCGACGGACGGGGAAATCATGCAAGTCGGCAACACTCAGACTCCAGTCAAGTTTCGCAAGCATCCGGATGAATTTATGGAGCAATGGTTTCTTGAAGCGCCGACCCACCATTGTGCGATGTCTATCGGAAATAACGCTAGAATTTTTCAAAAGGTGGGAGAATTATTGGGCATCAAATACGTAACTCTATAA